GCGGGAAGTCCAGGATGCGCTGGTCGTTGGTGTACGCGTGGACCGTCGTCATCAGGCCCTTGACGATGCCGAAGTTCTCGTCGAGGACCTTGGCCAGCGGCGCCACACAGTTGGTGGTGCAGGAGGCGTTGGAGATGACGTGGTGGTTGGCCGCGTCGTACTTGTCCTGGTTGACGCCCATCACGATGGTGATGTCCTCATCCTTGGCCGGAGCCGAGATGATGACCTTCTTGGCGCCGCCTGCGATGTGCTTCGCGGCGTCGGCCTTCTTGGTGAAGATGCCGGTCGACTCGATGACGATGTCGACGCCCAGCTCCCCCCAGGGAAGGTTGGCGGGGTCGCGCTCGGACAGCACCTTGATGGTGTGGCCGTCCACCGTGATGGTGTCCTCGGTGTGCGACACCTCGGCCTTGAGGCGGCCCAGGATGGTGTCGTACTTCAGCAGATGCGCGGTGGTCGCGGTGTCACCCAGGTCGTTGACAGCCACGATCTCGATGTCCGCACCCTGCTCCAGCAGCGC
The sequence above is a segment of the Streptomyces griseoviridis genome. Coding sequences within it:
- the gap gene encoding type I glyceraldehyde-3-phosphate dehydrogenase translates to MTIRVGINGFGRIGRNYFRALLEQGADIEIVAVNDLGDTATTAHLLKYDTILGRLKAEVSHTEDTITVDGHTIKVLSERDPANLPWGELGVDIVIESTGIFTKKADAAKHIAGGAKKVIISAPAKDEDITIVMGVNQDKYDAANHHVISNASCTTNCVAPLAKVLDENFGIVKGLMTTVHAYTNDQRILDFPHSDLRRARAAAENIIPTTTGAAKATALVLPQLKGKLDGIAMRVPVPTGSVTDLVLELGRETTKEEINAAFQKAAEGQLKGILEYTEDPIVSSDIVNSPASCTFDSLLTMVQDGKNVKVIGWYDNEWGYSNRLVDLTVFVGGQL